caataacaacaacaacaaatggGAGGCCtgagctaagcatgtcttttcttaccacttctcctatggttaatttaggcctgccccCGGCTCTTTTGGTTGCCTCAATCTgtatcaaatcactcctccgtactggggcATTCCAAGGCCTCCGTtaaacatggccatgccacctcaaacgactctctctaagCTTATCATGAATCTGAGCTACTCCCAACATAGTTCTAATATGGCCATTCCTAACTTTATCCTTCATAGTtttcccacacatccatctccacatcctcatctctactacacaCAATTTATTTATATAACACTTCTTTACttcccaacattccgcaccatacatcatagccggttgaATGACCATcttgtaaaattttcctttaagctttaaaggaatacattgatcacacaacactctagacGCACCTCTCTAGAGAGTAATCTAAAAAAATCACTTTATGTAATGTTCTTCTCCTAATATTCACCATCTATGCCATAAATGTAAACCATGGAACCAAAAAAtgaataggggtgtcaaaaaaacccgGCCAGCCCACCCTAAGCCCAGACAAGGCCaggcctgggttgaggccttgacTCTGGCAGGGCCAGCCCAAACCTGTattataggggtgtcaacgggacGGGCTTGCATTAAACCCTAGTCCAACTCTAagagccttaacctaaacccaagcccgacccgaccctggcagggttttCCCAAGCCCGGCCCGTCCCTGAATATCTTGGCCCATTGAGTTGTGGAAGTAACAAAGCCTAGGCTATAAAAAAAAGGTGTttttttgcagagaggctgtttccaaacttgaacccatgaccacttagtcacaatggagcaaccttgaccgttgcaccaaggcccactctctctatatattgtataaataaataatatataatacAGGGTCAGGCTGGCCCTGCCAGAGCTAGGAAAGCACcaaacccagcccgaccctttatTAAACACAAGCCCGGCCTGGCCCTGTTCGGGTTCAGGCTGGACGGTTTTTTTTGACACCTctagtatttatatatattcatACAATAAATATATGATGGGCctttggtgcaatggtaaaggttcCTCCATTATGACCATGTGGTAACAGGTTCGAGTCTAGAAATAGCTTTTTTGTAAAaaaacaccatttttttttatatttatacaATATATGTTGCTTAACTAAGTTGGCTGTCATTAGGCTTTGTTAATTCCACAGCTCAATGGGCCAAAAtattcagggtcaatcagggccgagCAGGGCTTGGGAAACCCTGCTAGGGTCAGGTAgggttgagggtatgcttggCACTGGCAGGGCtaggctgggcttgggtttggTTAAGGCTCctaggttgggctagggtttagggcaagtccagcccaacccagcccgttgacacccctaaaaaTGAACACCCAACCAAAAAGACAGTCCTGGGTCCTCGCATGCTGGCAATAGAGAATGTAACAGCTACACCCTAACTGCAAGAGGGGAGCATGGCAGGGAATTGACACAAAGCAAGAGGAACGAATGCCAAAATAGAGTTTTCGTGTTGAATCCATAGTTGTAGCAGGTGGGTGAGGGTGATTCTATGCTTCATCCTCAAAACGAAATAAGTGAGGGCTAAGTtgagtttttgttttctccaaGGCTTTCTTTGAGTTGGAATTGAACCAAAAGGACGAGGAAATAGATATTCACTAATTTAAGACCAGCCAtttatcaaaataaatctaCAGAATTGCCTATGCCCAAATCAACAGACATGCTTCTAGTAAGAacttaaataaaatacaataaatccTTAGAAGTTGGAAAATTTTCGAAGGCACATACTAATTATTGGTTCAACAAAGCAAATAAAAAGAGCAGCACATAAGCCCAAGAGCCTTGAAAGCATAATTTTAAGCAAGCAGTCACAAGTCATGAATAGACAAATGAATCATATACAATCTGTAAAAGCATGAGAAATATCATCATTAAATATTGAACTTGAAAACACTACAATGTTAATGATGTGGTTATCTACCAGAAACTGACAACTCCATCAATACAGTACAAGATTATGCAAATGAACATCTACATTTCTCACAGAAGTCAAATAATTTTCCTTTatcctttttttgggggtggggggagggggtggaggggtaAGGAGATGCTTACGTAGCGGTGGAACATTTCCACGGCTTTCTCCGCTTCTTCCACGGTACTCATTGTGACGAATCCAAAGCCACGACTTTGATCTGTTTGCCGGTTGTAAATTAcctagaaaacaaaataaatagcACCCCACAACTTCAGAACTGTATAGAGAAACAGGAACTCAAGCATCAGTAGCACAGGCTATTACCTCGGCAACCTCGACAATTCCAGCCTGGTCAAAGAGCTGAGCTAACTTCTCGCTATCCATATCATAAGGTAAATTTCCCACAAAGAGCTTGGCCTCTTCAGGTGGCTCTTGAAAAGCCTCTTCCCCCTTTTCGAAAAACCCATCTCCAGCGCTGACTTCACTATCTTCGACCTCGCCCCCTTCTGAGACCTCTTCCGCGCCCTCAACCTCCCAATTCGAGACACGGGCTTCAGTCCCCTCTTCGAAAAACCCCTcctcaactttgcctttttcctCCTGTTGAGCCCAGTCAGAGGTCTGGGCCACAAGAGCGATCAAAGTAGATGGAGATATTCTCTTCTTCAGAGATACCAAAGAAGGAAATGGCGAAGCAGATGGGCAAGTGAGGTGAAGGTGTTTTATGGGTTTTGCAGGGAGAGAGATACAGGGGTATGCGGTTTTAGTGGCGAAGACGGTTGAAGGAGAGGATAGACAGCCGTCCGCCATTGATAGCGGCTTGAATAGATGGGTGGAAGCAGAAGCCATGGCAGGGCGATAGAGAGAGATAAGGTGTGAGGGAggtttagactttagagagCAGTGAGAGATGGGTCTTGCGCAGCAGCACCGCTCGCAACGGCCAGGGCCAGAGGAATATAAAGATTATCGAAATCTCTGATATTTTTATCTTTGGGATAACCTTTTGAAGGGTTCTACGAAGCCCTAGGTGCTGGGCCCCATTGGATTTGGTTCGTCAATCAGGTGGACATCCTTCGAAACTAATCGCCTTTGATTGATTGTTTTATGACCTTCAGATCAATTGCAACTGTACCATCAAAACATTTCTTCGGACCAGAGAAGAGGTcgataaagaagaaaattttctacGGCCAAGATTGCATGTGAAATCACGAACGGTAAGATTCCATTTCATTGCTATCGACTACTGAGTCTCAGAACGATTAATCCTAATCTCCCGCTCTCGGTTTCAGTTCCAAACGAACAGAACGACTGATAGCGAGCGAGAATGGCTGAAGAAATTGCAGAACTCCTACTCTGTAAGTGGTCAAAGCTCGCACTAGAAATtctctttgttttgatagcttacGCCTTCTCATTAATTATTGTATGTCCTTTTTCTTAAACAATACTGTGATCAGTAGGGTTCCGTTCCGTTACCATTAGAAGAATTTCCATACACTCCAAAGTCCAATCAGTTACTTGGATCATAGGCCACTGCTCGCAGAGGTAAGAAATGCCTTCCCCTATTGATCCAGATGGTGAGATAATAATTGATTTACAAGTATTAACTCCATCATATTTCTTCATCATTCTTTTGatccttttctttcttgaagGGGAAAGAGAGGTTTGGGGTAATGGAGAGCTAAAAAATCATTCAAATCGATGTTTAGTATTGTAgtaggaggagggggaggagaggaaAACGGCTAGATAGAATTTCTTTTAGGGGATTGCCTTACTATTAAAATTTGTCAACTCTTATGCTCATAATGTTTGAATGGTGTTGTAAGATCTATTGCATTTAATGTGATGTTTATAAAATGTCTGAACATATTTAGATGTTACAAGCCATGCATTTAGCATAATTTAGATCATGATTTAGTTAATACACATTTCCCCTGAGTACAAAACCAGCCAAGATCAGATTTGCACTTATAGTTACCATAAACAATCCTCAATACTTTCAATAGACAAATTCAATTTCTCTGAAATTGCTAGCATCTTGACTGCACAGTGGAAGTTTCAATGTCAAGAGCTGATCGTCAGCATTATAGTCAAATTCCTCCTTGTTTGCGTCCACCAAACAATATTTGGGTTTTGTGCTTGAATACGCTCCAAAACGACCGCAacctttccctttaatttttattgtgcATCCTGAAGGGTCATTCACACAGTTCAGAGCTTCAACTGCTCCTCCAGAGTTATACATGTTAATCAAGCCAATTGGAGCAAAGTGGACATTTTGATTGTATTCCTGGTGTAATAACCATGTCAGTATTAGGTGCacttgaaagataaaaaagatgGGAATCAGAGATTCTAGAAGACTGACCCTTATTGGAGATATTGTGTAGATTTCGCATTGTAGAACTCCCAAACTAACTTCAGCGATTCCTTTCCTCGGTAATTGAGAAAGCGATCCTGAATATGACATTGAGATTGTTGGTTGAGGATATATAGTTTGAGAAACAACAATTTTTATGAAGCGATTAGTAAATTACCTATATTGAAGGCATATACTGCACAATCTCCTGTCCAGTTTTCACCTGCAACATCTTCAAGAAATTCAACATTGTCGGGACTAACATGACCTGAAAGGTATGAAGGCTTAGATGATAATGTAGGATAATCATGAGCTGACTCTTTCAATGGCCAGTGTCCTACTCCTTGGCAGTTAAAAACACCTATAACTCCAGATAACTTGTTCAAATTCCAAATCTTCAGCAAGCTGCATAGTTATTCAGGTAAGAATTAACGTGATAAGACTTGAAAAAATCATTGAACTCTTGACAGTTGAAAAAAAGGATCTT
The nucleotide sequence above comes from Telopea speciosissima isolate NSW1024214 ecotype Mountain lineage chromosome 3, Tspe_v1, whole genome shotgun sequence. Encoded proteins:
- the LOC122654670 gene encoding 28 kDa ribonucleoprotein, chloroplastic-like; this translates as MASASTHLFKPLSMADGCLSSPSTVFATKTAYPCISLPAKPIKHLHLTCPSASPFPSLVSLKKRISPSTLIALVAQTSDWAQQEEKGKVEEGFFEEGTEARVSNWEVEGAEEVSEGGEVEDSEVSAGDGFFEKGEEAFQEPPEEAKLFVGNLPYDMDSEKLAQLFDQAGIVEVAEVIYNRQTDQSRGFGFVTMSTVEEAEKAVEMFHRYDASGRLLTVNKAAPRGSQPERPPRVFETSFRMYVGNLPWQVDNARLEQVFSEHGKVVDARVVYDRETGRSRGFGFVTMSSQSELDDAIAALDGQSLDGRAIRVNVAEERPRRGDF